Proteins encoded by one window of Arabidopsis thaliana chromosome 2, partial sequence:
- the ACA4 gene encoding autoinhibited Ca(2+)-ATPase, isoform 4 (''autoinhibited Ca(2+)-ATPase, isoform 4'' (ACA4); FUNCTIONS IN: calcium-transporting ATPase activity, calmodulin binding; INVOLVED IN: in 6 processes; LOCATED IN: in 6 components; EXPRESSED IN: 25 plant structures; EXPRESSED DURING: 14 growth stages; CONTAINS InterPro DOMAIN/s: ATPase, P-type, ATPase-associated domain (InterPro:IPR008250), ATPase, P-type, calcium-transporting, PMCA-type (InterPro:IPR006408), ATPase, P-type, H+ transporting proton pump (InterPro:IPR000695), ATPase, P-type cation-transporter, N-terminal (InterPro:IPR004014), Haloacid dehalogenase-like hydrolase (InterPro:IPR005834), ATPase, P-type, K/Mg/Cd/Cu/Zn/Na/Ca/Na/H-transporter (InterPro:IPR001757), ATPase, P-type phosphorylation site (InterPro:IPR018303), ATPase, P-type cation-transporter, C-terminal (InterPro:IPR006068); BEST Arabidopsis thaliana protein match is: autoinhibited Ca2+-ATPase 11 (TAIR:AT3G57330.1); Has 45699 Blast hits to 34603 proteins in 3211 species: Archae - 845; Bacteria - 31242; Metazoa - 4073; Fungi - 2705; Plants - 2048; Viruses - 3; Other Eukaryotes - 4783 (source: NCBI BLink).) — protein sequence MSNLLRDFEVEAKNPSLEARQRWRSSVSIVKNRTRRFRNIRDLDKLADYENKKHQIQEKIRVAFFVQKAALHFIDAAARPEYKLTDEVKKAGFSIEADELASMVRKNDTKSLAQKGGVEELAKKVSVSLSEGIRSSEVPIREKIFGENRYTEKPARSFLMFVWEALHDITLIILMVCAVVSIGVGVATEGFPRGMYDGTGILLSILLVVMVTAISDYKQSLQFRDLDREKKKIIVQVTRDGSRQEISIHDLVVGDVVHLSIGDQVPADGIFISGYNLEIDESSLSGESEPSHVNKEKPFLLSGTKVQNGSAKMLVTTVGMRTEWGKLMETLVDGGEDETPLQVKLNGVATIIGKIGLSFAVLTFVVLCIRFVLDKATSGSFTNWSSEDALTLLDYFAISVTIIVVAVPEGLPLAVTLSLAFAMKKLMSDRALVRHLAACETMGSSTCICTDKTGTLTTNHMVVNKVWICDKVQERQEGSKESFELELSEEVQSTLLQGIFQNTGSEVVKDKDGNTQILGSPTERAILEFGLLLGGDFNTQRKEHKILKIEPFNSDKKKMSVLIALPGGGARAFCKGASEIVLKMCENVVDSNGESVPLTEERITSISDIIEGFASEALRTLCLVYKDLDEAPSGELPDGGYTMVAVVGIKDPVRPGVREAVQTCQAAGITVRMVTGDNISTAKAIAKECGIYTEGGLAIEGSEFRDLSPHEMRAIIPKIQVMARSLPLDKHTLVSNLRKIGEVVAVTGDGTNDAPALHEADIGLAMGIAGTEVAKENADVIIMDDNFKTIVNVARWGRAVYINIQKFVQFQLTVNVVALIINFVSACITGSAPLTAVQLLWVNMIMDTLGALALATEPPNEGLMKRAPIARTASFITKTMWRNIAGQSVYQLIVLGILNFAGKSLLKLDGPDSTAVLNTVIFNSFVFCQVFNEINSREIEKINVFKGMFNSWVFTWVMTVTVVFQVIIVEFLGAFASTVPLSWQHWLLSILIGSLNMIVAVILKCVPVESRHHHDGYDLLPSGPSSSNSA from the exons ATGTCGAACTTGCTAAGGGATTTCGAGGTGGAGGCTAAGAATCCGTCGCTGGAAGCGCGTCAAAGATGGAGGTCGTCCGTGTCTATCGTGAAGAACCGTACTCGTCGTTTCCGTAACATTCGGGATCTCGATAAGCTCGCTGACTACGAGAACAAGAAGCACCAGATCCAG GAAAAGATCCGAGTTGCTTTCTTTGTTCAAAAGGCAGCTCTTCATTTCATTGATG CTGCTGCTAGGCCGGAATACAAGCTCACTGATGAGGTTAAGAAAGCCGGATTTTCTATTGAAGCAGATGAACTTGCATCTATGGTTCGCAAAAATGACACTAAGAGCCTGGCACAGAAAGGTGGAGTTGAAGAACTTGCTAAAAAAGTATCTGTATCTCTCTCTGAAGGCATTCGTTCGAGTGAAGTGCCCATTAGGGAAAAGATATTTGGAGAAAATCGTTATACTGAGAAACCAGCCAGATCATTCTTAATGTTTGTGTGGGAAGCGCTCCACGACATAACCCTTATCATTCTTATGGTCTGCGCTGTAGTATCAATAGGTGTGGGTGTTGCTACAGAAGGATTTCCAAGGGGAATGTATGATGGGACAGGGATCTTGCTAAGTATACTCTTGGTGGTCATGGTTACTGCGATCAGTGATTACAAGCAATCTTTGCAGTTCAGAGACTTGGAtcgagagaagaagaagattattgTCCAGGTCACCAGAGATGGGAGCAGACAAGAAATCTCCATTCATGACTTGGTCGTTGGAGATGTAGTTCATCTATCTATTGGGGATCAAGTTCCAGCTGATGGGATTTTTATATCTGGATACAACTTGGAGATAGACGAGTCAAGCTTATCGGGTGAGAGTGAACCGTCACATGTGAATAAAGAGAAGCCTTTTCTGCTTTCAGGAACCAAAGTACAAAACGGTTCTGCAAAAATGCTGGTGACAACAGTTGGTATGAGGACTGAGTGGGGAAAGTTGATGGAAACGCTGGTTGATGGTGGAGAAGATGAGACGCCTCTGCAGGTGAAGCTAAATGGGGTTGCAACAATCATTGGTAAGATTGGTTTAAGCTTTGCTGTGCTTACATTTGTGGTATTGTGCATAAGGTTTGTCTTGGACAAAGCAACGTCTGGTAGCTTCACCAACTGGTCATCTGAAGATGCATTGACGCTACTTGACTACTTTGCAATTTCTGTAACTATCATTGTCGTTGCCGTGCCCGAAGGTTTGCCACTGGCAGTGACCTTAAGTTTGGCATTTGCTATGAAGAAGCTGATGAGTGACAGGGCACTTGTGAGGCATCTTGCTGCATGTGAGACTATGGGTTCTTCTACTTGCATCTGCACTGATAAGACAGGGACCTTAACTACTAATCACATGGTGGTCAACAAAGTATGGATCTGTGATAAGGTTCAAGAGAGGCAAGAGGGAAGTAAAGAAAGCTTTGAGTTGGAACTATCGGAAGAAGTTCAGAGCACTCTTTTGCAGGGTATATTTCAGAACACTGGTTCGGAAGTTGTTAAGGATAAAGATGGAAACACTCAGATCCTAGGATCCCCGACAGAAAGAGCAATACTCGAATTCGGTTTACTTTTAGGTGGTGATTTTAACACGCAGCGTAAAGAGCATAAGATACTCAAGATTGAGCCGTTCAATTcagacaagaagaaaatgtctGTTCTTATAGCTCTTCCTGGAGGTGGTGCACGGGCTTTCTGCAAAGGGGCATCTGAAATAGTGTTGAAAATGTGTGAGAATGTTGTGGATTCAAACGGAGAATCGGTTCCGCTAACTGAAGAACGGATTACGAGTATCTCTGATATCATAGAGGGTTTTGCCTCAGAGGCTCTGAGGACTCTCTGCTTGGTTTACAAAGATCTAGATGAAGCTCCCAGTGGAGAGCTCCCTGATGGAGGCTATACAATGGTAGCAGTTGTTGGAATCAAGGATCCAGTACGTCCGGGTGTTAGGGAAGCCGTTCAGACTTGTCAAGCTGCCGGAATCACCGTCCGTATGGTCACTGGAGATAACATAAGCACAGCCAAAGCAATTGCTAAGGAATGTGGCATATATACCGAAGGAGGCTTAGCTATAGAAGGTTCAGAATTCCGGGACTTGTCTCCTCACGAAATGAGGGCCATTATCCCCAAAATTCAG GTAATGGCTCGGTCTCTGCCATTGGACAAACATACTTTAGTCAGCAACTTGAGGAAAATTGGAGAGGTAGTTGCAGTGACAGGGGATGGGACAAACGATGCCCCTGCGTTGCATGAGGCAGACATTGGACTAGCAATGGGAATAGCTGGAACAGAG GTTGCGAAAGAGAATGCTGATGTGATCATAATGGACGATAACTTCAAAACAATAGTAAATGTGGCTAGATGGGGACGTGctgtatatataaacattcaGAAGTTTGTTCAGTTCCAGCTAACTGTTAATGTGGTTGCTCTGATCATCAACTTTGTCTCTGCTTGCATCACAG GATCTGCTCCACTCACTGCTGTGCAACTGCTTTGGGTCAACATGATCATGGACACACTTGGTGCATTGGCTCTAGCAACAGAACCTCCCAATGAAGGTTTAATGAAACGTGCACCAATAGCTAGAACCGCCAGCTTTATCACCAAAACCATGTGGAGAAACATCGCTGGTCAAAGCGTTTACCAGTTGATTGTCTTAGGAATTCTCAATTTCGCAGGCAAATCACTTCTCAAACTAGATGGCCCTGACTCCACAGCCGTTCTTAACACAGTCATCTTCAACTCCTTCGTCTTTTGCCAG GTGTTCAATGAGATCAATAGCCGGGAAATAGAGAAGATAAATGTGTTCAAAGGAATGTTCAATAGCTGGGTGTTCACTTGGGTAATGACTGTGACGGTAGTGTTTCAAGTGATCATAGTGGAGTTTCTTGGAGCATTTGCTAGCACCGTTCCTCTGAGCTGGCAACATTGGTTACTATCAATCTTGATAGGATCATTGAACATGATTGTAGCCGTTATCCTCAAATGCGTACCTGTCGAGTCTCGTCACCATCACGATGGCTACGACCTGCTTCCTTCTggtccttcttcttccaactCTGCCTGA
- the ACA4 gene encoding autoinhibited Ca(2+)-ATPase, isoform 4 — MVRKNDTKSLAQKGGVEELAKKVSVSLSEGIRSSEVPIREKIFGENRYTEKPARSFLMFVWEALHDITLIILMVCAVVSIGVGVATEGFPRGMYDGTGILLSILLVVMVTAISDYKQSLQFRDLDREKKKIIVQVTRDGSRQEISIHDLVVGDVVHLSIGDQVPADGIFISGYNLEIDESSLSGESEPSHVNKEKPFLLSGTKVQNGSAKMLVTTVGMRTEWGKLMETLVDGGEDETPLQVKLNGVATIIGKIGLSFAVLTFVVLCIRFVLDKATSGSFTNWSSEDALTLLDYFAISVTIIVVAVPEGLPLAVTLSLAFAMKKLMSDRALVRHLAACETMGSSTCICTDKTGTLTTNHMVVNKVWICDKVQERQEGSKESFELELSEEVQSTLLQGIFQNTGSEVVKDKDGNTQILGSPTERAILEFGLLLGGDFNTQRKEHKILKIEPFNSDKKKMSVLIALPGGGARAFCKGASEIVLKMCENVVDSNGESVPLTEERITSISDIIEGFASEALRTLCLVYKDLDEAPSGELPDGGYTMVAVVGIKDPVRPGVREAVQTCQAAGITVRMVTGDNISTAKAIAKECGIYTEGGLAIEGSEFRDLSPHEMRAIIPKIQVMARSLPLDKHTLVSNLRKIGEVVAVTGDGTNDAPALHEADIGLAMGIAGTEVAKENADVIIMDDNFKTIVNVARWGRAVYINIQKFVQFQLTVNVVALIINFVSACITGSAPLTAVQLLWVNMIMDTLGALALATEPPNEGLMKRAPIARTASFITKTMWRNIAGQSVYQLIVLGILNFAGKSLLKLDGPDSTAVLNTVIFNSFVFCQVFNEINSREIEKINVFKGMFNSWVFTWVMTVTVVFQVIIVEFLGAFASTVPLSWQHWLLSILIGSLNMIVAVILKCVPVESRHHHDGYDLLPSGPSSSNSA, encoded by the exons ATGGTTCGCAAAAATGACACTAAGAGCCTGGCACAGAAAGGTGGAGTTGAAGAACTTGCTAAAAAAGTATCTGTATCTCTCTCTGAAGGCATTCGTTCGAGTGAAGTGCCCATTAGGGAAAAGATATTTGGAGAAAATCGTTATACTGAGAAACCAGCCAGATCATTCTTAATGTTTGTGTGGGAAGCGCTCCACGACATAACCCTTATCATTCTTATGGTCTGCGCTGTAGTATCAATAGGTGTGGGTGTTGCTACAGAAGGATTTCCAAGGGGAATGTATGATGGGACAGGGATCTTGCTAAGTATACTCTTGGTGGTCATGGTTACTGCGATCAGTGATTACAAGCAATCTTTGCAGTTCAGAGACTTGGAtcgagagaagaagaagattattgTCCAGGTCACCAGAGATGGGAGCAGACAAGAAATCTCCATTCATGACTTGGTCGTTGGAGATGTAGTTCATCTATCTATTGGGGATCAAGTTCCAGCTGATGGGATTTTTATATCTGGATACAACTTGGAGATAGACGAGTCAAGCTTATCGGGTGAGAGTGAACCGTCACATGTGAATAAAGAGAAGCCTTTTCTGCTTTCAGGAACCAAAGTACAAAACGGTTCTGCAAAAATGCTGGTGACAACAGTTGGTATGAGGACTGAGTGGGGAAAGTTGATGGAAACGCTGGTTGATGGTGGAGAAGATGAGACGCCTCTGCAGGTGAAGCTAAATGGGGTTGCAACAATCATTGGTAAGATTGGTTTAAGCTTTGCTGTGCTTACATTTGTGGTATTGTGCATAAGGTTTGTCTTGGACAAAGCAACGTCTGGTAGCTTCACCAACTGGTCATCTGAAGATGCATTGACGCTACTTGACTACTTTGCAATTTCTGTAACTATCATTGTCGTTGCCGTGCCCGAAGGTTTGCCACTGGCAGTGACCTTAAGTTTGGCATTTGCTATGAAGAAGCTGATGAGTGACAGGGCACTTGTGAGGCATCTTGCTGCATGTGAGACTATGGGTTCTTCTACTTGCATCTGCACTGATAAGACAGGGACCTTAACTACTAATCACATGGTGGTCAACAAAGTATGGATCTGTGATAAGGTTCAAGAGAGGCAAGAGGGAAGTAAAGAAAGCTTTGAGTTGGAACTATCGGAAGAAGTTCAGAGCACTCTTTTGCAGGGTATATTTCAGAACACTGGTTCGGAAGTTGTTAAGGATAAAGATGGAAACACTCAGATCCTAGGATCCCCGACAGAAAGAGCAATACTCGAATTCGGTTTACTTTTAGGTGGTGATTTTAACACGCAGCGTAAAGAGCATAAGATACTCAAGATTGAGCCGTTCAATTcagacaagaagaaaatgtctGTTCTTATAGCTCTTCCTGGAGGTGGTGCACGGGCTTTCTGCAAAGGGGCATCTGAAATAGTGTTGAAAATGTGTGAGAATGTTGTGGATTCAAACGGAGAATCGGTTCCGCTAACTGAAGAACGGATTACGAGTATCTCTGATATCATAGAGGGTTTTGCCTCAGAGGCTCTGAGGACTCTCTGCTTGGTTTACAAAGATCTAGATGAAGCTCCCAGTGGAGAGCTCCCTGATGGAGGCTATACAATGGTAGCAGTTGTTGGAATCAAGGATCCAGTACGTCCGGGTGTTAGGGAAGCCGTTCAGACTTGTCAAGCTGCCGGAATCACCGTCCGTATGGTCACTGGAGATAACATAAGCACAGCCAAAGCAATTGCTAAGGAATGTGGCATATATACCGAAGGAGGCTTAGCTATAGAAGGTTCAGAATTCCGGGACTTGTCTCCTCACGAAATGAGGGCCATTATCCCCAAAATTCAG GTAATGGCTCGGTCTCTGCCATTGGACAAACATACTTTAGTCAGCAACTTGAGGAAAATTGGAGAGGTAGTTGCAGTGACAGGGGATGGGACAAACGATGCCCCTGCGTTGCATGAGGCAGACATTGGACTAGCAATGGGAATAGCTGGAACAGAG GTTGCGAAAGAGAATGCTGATGTGATCATAATGGACGATAACTTCAAAACAATAGTAAATGTGGCTAGATGGGGACGTGctgtatatataaacattcaGAAGTTTGTTCAGTTCCAGCTAACTGTTAATGTGGTTGCTCTGATCATCAACTTTGTCTCTGCTTGCATCACAG GATCTGCTCCACTCACTGCTGTGCAACTGCTTTGGGTCAACATGATCATGGACACACTTGGTGCATTGGCTCTAGCAACAGAACCTCCCAATGAAGGTTTAATGAAACGTGCACCAATAGCTAGAACCGCCAGCTTTATCACCAAAACCATGTGGAGAAACATCGCTGGTCAAAGCGTTTACCAGTTGATTGTCTTAGGAATTCTCAATTTCGCAGGCAAATCACTTCTCAAACTAGATGGCCCTGACTCCACAGCCGTTCTTAACACAGTCATCTTCAACTCCTTCGTCTTTTGCCAG GTGTTCAATGAGATCAATAGCCGGGAAATAGAGAAGATAAATGTGTTCAAAGGAATGTTCAATAGCTGGGTGTTCACTTGGGTAATGACTGTGACGGTAGTGTTTCAAGTGATCATAGTGGAGTTTCTTGGAGCATTTGCTAGCACCGTTCCTCTGAGCTGGCAACATTGGTTACTATCAATCTTGATAGGATCATTGAACATGATTGTAGCCGTTATCCTCAAATGCGTACCTGTCGAGTCTCGTCACCATCACGATGGCTACGACCTGCTTCCTTCTggtccttcttcttccaactCTGCCTGA
- a CDS encoding Ta11-like non-LTR retrotransposon (unknown protein; BEST Arabidopsis thaliana protein match is: unknown protein (TAIR:AT5G25200.1); Has 221 Blast hits to 217 proteins in 10 species: Archae - 0; Bacteria - 0; Metazoa - 0; Fungi - 0; Plants - 221; Viruses - 0; Other Eukaryotes - 0 (source: NCBI BLink).), which yields MSDELWNEIQNLELGQEDPALFIPHEAYVMVEATNRLSMIARPLNPRVQNLNSVVVALPRTWGLTNQVHGRILDATYVQFLFQNEIDLMMVQRKEPWLFNNWFVAATRWEVAPAHNFVTTIDLWVQIRGIPLPYVSEETVMEIAQDLGEVLMLDYHDTTSIQIAYIRVRVRFGITDRLRFFQRIVFDSGETATIRFQYERLRRICSSCFRFTHNRAYCPYRPRPLSIARERALFRDSVHRSSMNSQSQMTDSSFPIPQTPPPRISHPPLNHDEFVAAYPHLDSGRNDHIRCEGESSNFRQDLSSASNSITPRREPQYLTDRRHFEPGQSSRRHDVRDLRRGSERIGNLNQQNYVQRSGGILKPPKKR from the coding sequence ATGTCGGATGAGTTGTGGAATGAGATACAAAACCTAGAATTAGGTCAAGAAGATCCAGCCCTTTTTATCCCTCATGAGGCTTATGTGATGGTGGAAGCTACCAATAGACTTAGTATGATAGCTAGACCTCTGAACCCAAGGGTCCAGAACCTCAATTCTGTTGTGGTAGCATTACCAAGAACATGGGGTTTAACAAATCAAGTTCATGGCAGAATACTTGATGCTACTTATGTtcagtttctttttcaaaatgaaattgatCTAATGATGGTTCAACGCAAGGAGCCTTGGCTTTTTAACAATTGGTTTGTTGCAGCTACTCGATGGGAGGTGGCACCGGCTCATAACTTCGTTACTACAATTGATCTGTGGGTGCAGATTCGTGGAATCCCTCTGCCATATGTTTCTGAGGAGACGGTTATGGAGATTGCTCAAGATCTGGGGGAAGTTCTTATGCTAGACTACCATGATACAACATCTATTCAGATTGCTTACATACGGGTGAGAGTGCGCTTTGGTATTACGGACAGGCTAAGGTTCTTTCAGCGAATTGTCTTTGACTCCGGGGAAACTGCAACAATAAGATTTCAGTATGAACGTCTCCGGAGAATCTGCAGTAGCTGCTTCAGATTCACTCACAACAGAGCTTATTGTCCATACCGACCAAGACCTCTCAGCATTGCAAGGGAAAGAGCTCTGTTTAGGGATAGTGTGCATCGTTCCTCCATGAACTCTCAGTCTCAGATGACTGATAGTTCATTTCCAATTCCCCAGACTCCACCACCAAGAATATCCCACCCACCACTGAATCATGATGAGTTTGTAGCTGCTTATCCTCACTTGGACTCAGGTAGGAATGACCACATCAGATGTGAGGGAGAATCAAGCAATTTCAGACAAGACTTGTCTTCAGCTTCAAACTCCATAACTCCAAGAAGGGAACCACAATACCTAACTGATAGAAGACACTTTGAACCTGGTCAATCCTCAAGAAGACATGATGTTCGGGATTTAAGAAGAGGGTCAGAGAGGATTGGGAATCTCAATCAACAGAACTATGTGCAAAGATCAGGAGGGATACTGAAACCTCCGAAGAAACGCTAA
- a CDS encoding Mitochondrial glycoprotein family protein (Mitochondrial glycoprotein family protein; FUNCTIONS IN: molecular_function unknown; INVOLVED IN: biological_process unknown; LOCATED IN: mitochondrial matrix; EXPRESSED IN: 21 plant structures; EXPRESSED DURING: 13 growth stages; CONTAINS InterPro DOMAIN/s: Mitochondrial glycoprotein (InterPro:IPR003428); BEST Arabidopsis thaliana protein match is: Mitochondrial glycoprotein family protein (TAIR:AT1G80720.1); Has 30201 Blast hits to 17322 proteins in 780 species: Archae - 12; Bacteria - 1396; Metazoa - 17338; Fungi - 3422; Plants - 5037; Viruses - 0; Other Eukaryotes - 2996 (source: NCBI BLink).): MRKLNPLLKRGLKAIENGDLLKILQSEIRHEISHPRFQGVETGSLGDFKLDWDSPESQDIVLKRQFDSGEKVVVSALLQPEPIELEDDLVFPREAHAKVCIKKPGLSSILQFHCRVYESGSGSSHFDIESAYFIRSFVSAPSSTYGDHFFSQVDPKLHSALEQYLISKGVSEGLTNFLLCHLNKKEQDQYVNWLRRLESTMSHSPKPLQSKRSILKLLPC; this comes from the exons atgaggaAGTTGAATCCGCTTCTGAAACGAGGCTTGAAGGCTATTGAAAATGGTGATTTGTTGAAGATCCTCCAAAGTGAAATTCGTCACGAAATCTCCCATCCTCGTTTCCAG GGCGTTGAGACCGGTTCTCTAGGAGATTTCAAATTGGATTGGGATTCACCGGAAAGCCAAGATATTGTTCTGAAGAGACAGTTTGATTCAGGCGAGAAGGTTGTGGTCTCTGCTTTATTGCAACCAGAACCTATAGAACTAGAAGATGATTTAGTGTTTCCTAGGGAAGCTCATGCCAAAGTTTGTATCAAAAAGCCTGGTCTCAGCTCTATCTTGCAGTTTCATTGCCGGGTTTACGAATCAGGATCTGGATCTTCTCATTTCGACATCGAGAGCGCCTACTTTATCCgctcttttgtttctgctcCTTCTTCCACTTATGGAGACCATTTTTTCAG cCAAGTAGATCCCAAACTACACAGTGCACTGGAGCAATACCTAATATCTAAGGGGGTCAGTGAAGGCTTAACTAATTTCCTTTTGTGTCACCTGAACAAGAAGGAGCAGGATCAATACGTTAACTGGTTACGCAGGCTTGAATCAACTATGTCACATTCTCCAAAGCC TCTTCAATCCAAAAGGAGTATCTTGAAGCTGCTTCCTTGTTAA
- a CDS encoding Mitochondrial glycoprotein family protein (Mitochondrial glycoprotein family protein; FUNCTIONS IN: molecular_function unknown; INVOLVED IN: biological_process unknown; LOCATED IN: mitochondrial matrix; EXPRESSED IN: 21 plant structures; EXPRESSED DURING: 13 growth stages; CONTAINS InterPro DOMAIN/s: Mitochondrial glycoprotein (InterPro:IPR003428); BEST Arabidopsis thaliana protein match is: Mitochondrial glycoprotein family protein (TAIR:AT1G80720.1); Has 218 Blast hits to 218 proteins in 79 species: Archae - 0; Bacteria - 0; Metazoa - 0; Fungi - 75; Plants - 118; Viruses - 0; Other Eukaryotes - 25 (source: NCBI BLink).) translates to MRKLNPLLKRGLKAIENGDLLKILQSEIRHEISHPRFQGVETGSLGDFKLDWDSPESQDIVLKRQFDSGEKVVVSALLQPEPIELEDDLVFPREAHAKVCIKKPGLSSILQFHCRVYESGSGSSHFDIESAYFIRSFVSAPSSTYGDHFFSQVDPKLHSALEQYLISKGVSEGLTNFLLCHLNKKEQDQYVNWLRRLESTMSHSPKP, encoded by the exons atgaggaAGTTGAATCCGCTTCTGAAACGAGGCTTGAAGGCTATTGAAAATGGTGATTTGTTGAAGATCCTCCAAAGTGAAATTCGTCACGAAATCTCCCATCCTCGTTTCCAG GGCGTTGAGACCGGTTCTCTAGGAGATTTCAAATTGGATTGGGATTCACCGGAAAGCCAAGATATTGTTCTGAAGAGACAGTTTGATTCAGGCGAGAAGGTTGTGGTCTCTGCTTTATTGCAACCAGAACCTATAGAACTAGAAGATGATTTAGTGTTTCCTAGGGAAGCTCATGCCAAAGTTTGTATCAAAAAGCCTGGTCTCAGCTCTATCTTGCAGTTTCATTGCCGGGTTTACGAATCAGGATCTGGATCTTCTCATTTCGACATCGAGAGCGCCTACTTTATCCgctcttttgtttctgctcCTTCTTCCACTTATGGAGACCATTTTTTCAG cCAAGTAGATCCCAAACTACACAGTGCACTGGAGCAATACCTAATATCTAAGGGGGTCAGTGAAGGCTTAACTAATTTCCTTTTGTGTCACCTGAACAAGAAGGAGCAGGATCAATACGTTAACTGGTTACGCAGGCTTGAATCAACTATGTCACATTCTCCAAAGCCGTGA
- a CDS encoding Mitochondrial glycoprotein family protein, translated as MIQSTLVFVLRRLREANFREKREMRKLNPLLKRGLKAIENGDLLKILQSEIRHEISHPRFQGVETGSLGDFKLDWDSPESQDIVLKRQFDSGEKVVVSALLQPEPIELEDDLVFPREAHAKVCIKKPGLSSILQFHCRVYESGSGSSHFDIESAYFIRSFVSAPSSTYGDHFFSQVDPKLHSALEQYLISKGVSEGLTNFLLCHLNKKEQDQYVNWLRRLESTMSHSPKP; from the exons ATGATTCAGTCTACTTTAGTTTTTGTGCTCCGTAGATTGAGAGAAGCCAATTTTagggaaaagagagagatgaggaAGTTGAATCCGCTTCTGAAACGAGGCTTGAAGGCTATTGAAAATGGTGATTTGTTGAAGATCCTCCAAAGTGAAATTCGTCACGAAATCTCCCATCCTCGTTTCCAG GGCGTTGAGACCGGTTCTCTAGGAGATTTCAAATTGGATTGGGATTCACCGGAAAGCCAAGATATTGTTCTGAAGAGACAGTTTGATTCAGGCGAGAAGGTTGTGGTCTCTGCTTTATTGCAACCAGAACCTATAGAACTAGAAGATGATTTAGTGTTTCCTAGGGAAGCTCATGCCAAAGTTTGTATCAAAAAGCCTGGTCTCAGCTCTATCTTGCAGTTTCATTGCCGGGTTTACGAATCAGGATCTGGATCTTCTCATTTCGACATCGAGAGCGCCTACTTTATCCgctcttttgtttctgctcCTTCTTCCACTTATGGAGACCATTTTTTCAG cCAAGTAGATCCCAAACTACACAGTGCACTGGAGCAATACCTAATATCTAAGGGGGTCAGTGAAGGCTTAACTAATTTCCTTTTGTGTCACCTGAACAAGAAGGAGCAGGATCAATACGTTAACTGGTTACGCAGGCTTGAATCAACTATGTCACATTCTCCAAAGCCGTGA